The uncultured Roseibium sp. genome contains a region encoding:
- a CDS encoding phytoene/squalene synthase family protein, whose translation MSSDFDHARDLVYDADRDRYLTALFAAAEDRPALLALYAFNAEIGRVRDMVSDPLPGEVRLQWWRDYLEGVEHGTASANPVAAALGETIEKYGLPKEPLIAMTEARIFDLYDDPMPSLNDLEGYAGETSSALIQLGSLVLNGGEDPGTATVAGHAGVAYALAGLMRSLPWHAARGQMYLPKDLLERHGVDPQTVFRGETTDELRSALAELRSHARHHLERVRQRVAEIPPHVAPAFLPVSLVEPFLKRMEGPGHDPLREPIRISQLRRQWILWRAARKSGAVLPT comes from the coding sequence ATGAGCTCTGATTTCGACCATGCCCGCGATCTGGTTTATGACGCCGATCGCGACCGCTACCTGACCGCATTGTTTGCGGCGGCCGAGGATCGCCCGGCTCTTCTCGCGCTTTACGCCTTCAATGCCGAAATCGGCCGGGTCCGCGATATGGTCAGCGACCCGCTTCCCGGAGAGGTCCGGCTGCAGTGGTGGCGTGATTATCTGGAGGGCGTGGAGCATGGAACGGCTTCTGCAAACCCCGTTGCTGCTGCGTTGGGCGAGACGATCGAAAAATACGGGCTGCCGAAGGAACCTCTGATTGCGATGACGGAGGCGCGGATTTTCGATCTTTATGACGATCCGATGCCGAGCCTGAATGATCTGGAAGGCTACGCGGGCGAGACGTCTTCTGCCCTGATCCAGCTTGGCAGTCTGGTTTTGAATGGCGGAGAGGATCCCGGCACCGCGACGGTTGCGGGGCATGCCGGCGTTGCCTATGCGCTTGCCGGTCTGATGCGCTCTCTGCCATGGCATGCGGCACGCGGGCAGATGTATCTGCCGAAGGACCTTCTGGAGCGCCATGGCGTCGATCCGCAAACCGTCTTCAGGGGGGAGACGACGGACGAATTACGCTCCGCGCTGGCCGAATTGCGCTCCCACGCACGCCATCATCTGGAACGGGTTCGTCAGCGTGTCGCGGAAATCCCGCCCCATGTCGCTCCGGCATTTCTGCCGGTCTCATTGGTCGAGCCCTTCTTGAAGCGTATGGAAGGACCAGGCCACGATCCCCTGCGGGAACCGATACGCATATCCCAGCTCCGACGGCAATGGATCCTGTGGCGCGCCGCACGGAAATCCGGTGCCGTCCTGCCTACCTGA
- a CDS encoding Mth938-like domain-containing protein: MPDGMEVRDAHFPGRAPLDAYGDGGFRFANMSHRGSLLCVPSGIYGWNLTDTSEFNRDAFERVFEEQADIEVLLVGTGKELRPLPAQLKVAFREAGILADPMSTGAAVRTYNVLLSEDRAVAAAFLAVD, translated from the coding sequence CTGCCTGACGGGATGGAAGTCCGCGACGCGCATTTTCCGGGACGGGCCCCGCTGGACGCCTATGGCGATGGCGGGTTCCGTTTCGCGAATATGTCCCATCGTGGATCGTTGCTGTGCGTGCCGAGCGGGATCTACGGCTGGAACCTGACCGATACATCCGAGTTCAATCGGGATGCCTTCGAGCGGGTGTTCGAAGAGCAGGCGGACATCGAGGTTCTTCTGGTCGGGACCGGAAAAGAGCTGCGGCCGTTGCCGGCCCAGCTGAAGGTAGCTTTCCGCGAAGCCGGCATTCTGGCGGATCCCATGTCGACAGGTGCGGCGGTCAGAACCTACAATGTGCTTCTGTCCGAGGACAGGGCGGTTGCCGCTGCCTTTCTGGCAGTGGACTAA
- the secF gene encoding protein translocase subunit SecF, which produces MALLRLVPDNTKLRFMWLRKVSFPLSILLAIASITLFFTVGLNYGIDFKGGTLIELKTDGPADVASIRSELGTLNLGDVQVQQFGGDDEVLIRIEEQPGGELAQQSVVAKIKTAFEDQNVEFRRTEVVGPRVSGELARAGAMAVGAALLAILVYIWFRFEWQFAIGAILTTANDVLVTVGLFVILQLDFSLSSIAAVLTIIGYSLNDTVVVYDRIRENLRRYKKIPLTDLLDRSINETLSRTTLTSFTTLLALFALWIFGGEVIRSFTLAMIFGIVIGTYSSIFLAAPFLILFNLRGDGKTPGGEDAEEPDADAEAAA; this is translated from the coding sequence ATGGCACTGCTCAGACTTGTTCCGGACAACACCAAATTGCGCTTTATGTGGCTGCGGAAAGTCAGTTTTCCGCTGTCTATCCTGCTCGCAATCGCCTCGATTACGTTGTTCTTCACCGTTGGCCTGAATTACGGCATCGATTTCAAGGGCGGCACGCTCATTGAGCTCAAGACCGATGGTCCCGCCGATGTGGCTTCCATTCGTTCCGAACTCGGCACACTGAACCTGGGTGATGTTCAGGTGCAGCAGTTTGGCGGCGATGACGAAGTCCTCATCCGTATCGAGGAACAGCCCGGCGGCGAATTGGCCCAGCAGTCGGTTGTCGCCAAAATCAAGACCGCCTTTGAAGACCAGAATGTGGAATTCCGCCGTACCGAGGTGGTCGGTCCGCGTGTCTCCGGCGAACTGGCCCGCGCAGGCGCCATGGCCGTCGGTGCGGCGCTCCTGGCGATCCTGGTCTACATCTGGTTCCGTTTCGAATGGCAGTTCGCCATCGGCGCGATCCTGACGACGGCAAACGACGTTCTGGTCACTGTCGGCCTTTTCGTGATCCTGCAGCTCGATTTCTCGCTGTCCAGTATCGCCGCGGTATTGACCATCATCGGTTACTCTCTCAACGATACGGTGGTGGTCTACGACCGCATCCGCGAGAACTTGCGGCGTTACAAGAAAATTCCGCTGACCGACCTGCTGGACCGTTCAATCAACGAAACCCTGTCACGGACGACACTTACGTCGTTCACAACCTTGCTGGCGCTGTTCGCGCTGTGGATCTTCGGTGGTGAGGTGATCCGCTCCTTCACGCTCGCCATGATCTTCGGCATCGTGATCGGCACCTATTCGTCGATCTTCCTGGCTGCTCCCTTCCTGATCCTGTTCAACCTGCGCGGCGACGGCAAGACGCCGGGGGGCGAGGACGCGGAAGAGCCGGACGCCGACGCGGAAGCGGCTGCCTGA
- the secD gene encoding protein translocase subunit SecD: MLYFARWKIALIALVIALGAITTLPNFFSAKTLESWPDFLPKNKMVLGLDLQGGAYLLYEIDKQDYMQKRLKTLVGEIRTALREQPRIGYTGLGVQGEGAQVRIRDLTKLDEARKRLDGLRNPLVNSLFGGQQIYEFALSVSDDGLARFTYTDEGLADRMQSIVEQSIEVIRRRVDELGTTEPNIQRQGSDRILVEAPGESDPQRLKDLIGQTAQLTFHMVDTSMSAQQALQGRPPVGTIILNSVDDPPIPYLLEENPLLSGDDLVDAQVSFDQRTNEPVVNFRFNTAGARKFSIVTQQNVGKPFAIVLDNEVISAPVIREPITGGSGQISGNFTVEGANDLAVLLRAGALPAKLTVIEERSIGPGLGADSIEAGKLASLIAGAAVVIFMVLAYGRFGVIADIALGANVILIFGALTMLQATLTLPGIAGIVLTIGMAVDANVLIFERIREEARAGRSAISAIDAGYKRALGTIMDANITTLIAALILFQLGSGPVKGFAVTLAIGIFTTVFSAFTFSRLLVALWVRTRRPSKLPI, translated from the coding sequence ATGCTTTACTTCGCTCGCTGGAAGATCGCGCTGATTGCTCTTGTGATCGCCTTAGGCGCCATTACGACGCTGCCGAACTTCTTTTCCGCCAAGACACTGGAGAGTTGGCCCGATTTTCTACCGAAGAACAAGATGGTTCTCGGCCTCGATCTTCAAGGCGGTGCCTATCTTCTCTACGAGATAGACAAGCAGGACTACATGCAGAAGCGGCTGAAGACGCTGGTCGGCGAGATTCGGACGGCCCTTCGCGAGCAGCCGCGCATCGGTTACACCGGCCTGGGCGTTCAGGGCGAAGGTGCCCAGGTTCGCATCCGCGACCTGACCAAGCTCGACGAAGCGCGCAAGCGGCTTGATGGCCTGCGAAATCCGCTGGTGAATTCACTGTTCGGCGGTCAGCAGATATACGAATTTGCCCTCTCCGTGTCCGACGACGGTCTGGCTCGCTTCACCTACACGGACGAAGGCCTTGCCGACAGGATGCAGTCCATCGTCGAACAGTCGATCGAAGTGATCCGCCGCCGTGTCGATGAACTGGGAACCACGGAACCGAATATCCAGCGTCAGGGATCCGACCGTATCCTCGTCGAAGCGCCGGGTGAAAGCGATCCTCAGCGGTTGAAAGACCTGATCGGTCAGACGGCGCAGCTTACCTTCCACATGGTCGACACCTCGATGTCCGCCCAGCAGGCGTTGCAGGGGCGGCCGCCAGTCGGTACGATCATCCTGAATTCGGTCGACGATCCGCCCATTCCCTACCTGCTTGAGGAAAATCCGCTACTGAGCGGTGACGATCTCGTCGATGCGCAGGTCAGCTTCGACCAGCGCACCAACGAACCGGTGGTCAACTTCCGCTTCAATACTGCTGGTGCGCGCAAGTTCTCGATCGTCACCCAGCAGAACGTCGGCAAACCTTTCGCCATCGTTCTCGATAATGAGGTGATTTCCGCCCCTGTCATCCGCGAACCGATTACCGGTGGGTCCGGGCAGATTTCCGGCAACTTCACCGTCGAAGGCGCCAACGATCTGGCGGTTCTGCTTCGGGCAGGTGCGCTACCCGCGAAGCTGACGGTCATCGAGGAACGTTCCATCGGTCCGGGGCTGGGCGCCGATTCCATCGAAGCCGGTAAACTCGCTTCACTGATTGCAGGTGCCGCGGTGGTCATCTTCATGGTCCTCGCTTACGGCCGCTTCGGCGTGATCGCGGATATCGCTCTTGGGGCGAACGTGATCCTGATCTTCGGCGCCCTGACGATGCTTCAGGCAACCCTGACACTGCCCGGTATCGCCGGGATCGTGCTCACAATCGGTATGGCGGTGGATGCCAACGTGCTGATCTTCGAGCGTATTCGCGAGGAGGCGCGGGCAGGACGCTCGGCCATCTCGGCGATCGATGCCGGTTACAAGCGGGCGTTGGGAACCATTATGGACGCCAACATCACGACCCTGATCGCGGCCCTGATCCTGTTCCAGCTCGGTTCAGGCCCGGTCAAGGGCTTCGCGGTGACGCTTGCCATCGGTATCTTCACCACGGTGTTTTCCGCCTTCACCTTCAGCCGCCTGCTCGTCGCCCTCTGGGTGCGGACGCGCCGGCCGTCGAAACTGCCGATCTGA
- the yajC gene encoding preprotein translocase subunit YajC gives MFITPAYAQTGSPMSPDFLMSLLPFVLIFAIMYFLIIRPQRQRMKQHQDMVANLRRGDTVVTSGGLIGKVAKVVDDNELQVELGEGVKVRIVRSMVQEVRSKSEPAKDGA, from the coding sequence ATGTTCATCACCCCAGCCTATGCGCAGACCGGATCTCCCATGAGCCCGGACTTCCTCATGTCTCTGCTGCCTTTCGTGCTGATCTTCGCGATCATGTATTTCCTGATCATCCGCCCGCAGCGCCAGCGCATGAAGCAGCATCAGGATATGGTGGCAAACCTTCGCCGGGGCGACACCGTCGTCACGTCCGGCGGCCTGATCGGCAAGGTTGCCAAGGTCGTCGACGATAACGAACTGCAGGTCGAACTGGGCGAAGGCGTGAAGGTGCGCATCGTCCGCTCGATGGTTCAGGAAGTGCGTTCCAAGTCGGAGCCGGCGAAGGACGGCGCCTGA
- a CDS encoding ATP-binding protein, producing the protein MSDGSDLSRLNEKLDTLIGLIERAVPARPCPADFDAAEAFVWSPHPGELVPVAKVNRVDITLLCAVSRLRDLLLDNTRRFATGLPANNALLWGARGMGKSSLVKAAQAAINKELGTSILKLVEIHREDIESLPLLMKMVRDTPYRFIIFCDDLSFDQDDTSYKSLKAVLEGGIEGRPDNVIFYATSNRRHLLPRDMIENERSTAINPAEAVEEKVSLSDRFGLWLGFHKCSQDDYLDMVNGYVAHYGLKLEADRLRAEALEWATTRGSRSGRVAFQFIQDLAGRLGQKLD; encoded by the coding sequence ATGTCTGACGGAAGCGACCTATCACGCTTGAACGAAAAACTCGACACCCTGATCGGCCTGATTGAACGCGCCGTGCCGGCACGCCCCTGCCCGGCCGACTTCGATGCGGCCGAGGCTTTTGTCTGGTCCCCCCATCCGGGCGAACTCGTTCCCGTGGCAAAGGTGAACCGGGTCGACATCACACTGCTTTGCGCCGTCTCCCGCCTGCGTGACCTTCTGCTGGACAACACGAGGCGCTTCGCCACCGGCCTGCCCGCCAACAATGCGCTTTTGTGGGGAGCCCGCGGCATGGGCAAGTCGTCGCTGGTCAAAGCCGCACAGGCCGCGATCAACAAGGAACTGGGCACAAGCATCCTGAAACTGGTGGAAATTCACCGCGAGGACATCGAAAGCCTGCCGCTCCTCATGAAGATGGTACGCGACACGCCCTACCGCTTCATCATCTTCTGCGACGATCTGAGTTTCGACCAGGATGATACCTCCTACAAGTCGCTGAAAGCCGTGCTGGAAGGCGGGATTGAGGGACGTCCGGACAATGTGATCTTCTACGCCACGTCCAACCGGCGCCATCTCCTGCCGCGCGACATGATCGAGAACGAGCGCTCCACCGCCATCAATCCGGCCGAGGCGGTTGAGGAAAAAGTCTCTCTGTCCGACCGGTTCGGGCTCTGGCTCGGCTTTCACAAATGCAGTCAGGACGATTATCTGGACATGGTGAACGGTTATGTGGCGCACTATGGCCTTAAGCTCGAAGCCGACCGGCTGCGGGCCGAAGCGCTGGAATGGGCGACAACCCGCGGCAGCCGCTCCGGCCGTGTCGCCTTCCAGTTCATTCAGGATCTTGCCGGCCGTCTCGGCCAGAAGCTGGACTGA
- a CDS encoding peptidoglycan DD-metalloendopeptidase family protein: MKKRKRIVRSGRVLKVALISVTAGLLAGCSADVERFGEAPIYTGGTNNQRAILSGGAKQPTYQDIVNGPGGTARGLPPTASRPTYTGSVPAQRSTVQRAKLPSSKPQIVKSQRTSPVETMPAPEVASSGAVRWKNWTSVGGTRVTVREGDSVKAMSRRYGVPVEAIAAVNGIEYPGQVKPGQTLLIPTYVHPETASANPVRPAPSRNSQPVYTGSVSPTASVSTGAPSPDRKPVRQPSFAEVRSGKTADAAPVRVAALPKRKPVTTTGSVRSASVRSVSGNVPVPPEMPAHSGNSTTPRVAVVTPTKGDEARPTAPIKPQQKVASVEQSNPGDSSARLFRWPVRGRIISDFGSKPGGTRNEGVNLAVPEGTPVKAAGSGTVIYAGNELKGFGNLVLLRHADGWVSAYAHNSKLNVKRGDKVSRGEVIANAGATGSVSQPQVHFELRKGNKPVDPIRYLPKS; this comes from the coding sequence ATGAAAAAGCGGAAGCGTATCGTCCGCAGTGGCCGGGTTCTCAAGGTCGCTCTCATTTCAGTCACAGCCGGGCTTCTTGCCGGGTGCAGTGCCGACGTCGAGCGCTTCGGTGAAGCTCCGATCTATACGGGCGGGACGAACAATCAACGCGCAATTCTGAGCGGCGGAGCCAAGCAGCCGACCTATCAGGATATCGTAAACGGTCCGGGAGGGACCGCGCGAGGTCTGCCGCCCACCGCTTCCCGGCCGACCTATACGGGGTCTGTGCCGGCACAGCGCAGCACTGTGCAGCGTGCGAAGCTTCCGTCTTCCAAGCCGCAGATCGTGAAAAGCCAGCGTACCAGCCCGGTGGAAACCATGCCGGCGCCGGAAGTTGCCTCCTCCGGTGCGGTTCGATGGAAAAACTGGACATCCGTCGGAGGAACGCGTGTGACCGTTCGGGAAGGGGATTCGGTCAAAGCCATGTCCCGCCGCTACGGAGTGCCGGTGGAGGCTATCGCGGCCGTTAACGGCATCGAATATCCGGGGCAGGTCAAGCCCGGTCAGACCCTTTTGATTCCGACCTATGTGCATCCGGAAACAGCATCGGCAAATCCGGTACGTCCGGCTCCGTCCCGAAACAGCCAGCCCGTCTACACCGGGTCGGTCAGCCCGACGGCGTCGGTCTCCACTGGTGCGCCGTCTCCGGATCGCAAACCCGTTCGCCAGCCGAGCTTTGCCGAAGTTCGCTCTGGCAAGACGGCGGATGCCGCGCCTGTCCGCGTTGCAGCTTTGCCAAAGCGCAAGCCGGTGACGACGACCGGATCGGTGCGCTCCGCATCGGTTCGATCCGTAAGCGGGAACGTGCCCGTGCCGCCGGAAATGCCGGCTCATAGCGGCAATTCCACGACACCTCGGGTCGCGGTGGTCACCCCCACAAAGGGCGATGAGGCGCGGCCGACGGCGCCGATCAAGCCGCAGCAGAAGGTCGCCAGCGTCGAACAGAGTAATCCGGGCGATAGCAGCGCAAGGCTGTTCCGTTGGCCGGTCCGCGGCCGGATCATTTCCGACTTCGGCTCGAAGCCGGGCGGAACCCGCAATGAAGGCGTCAACCTGGCCGTGCCCGAAGGAACGCCGGTAAAAGCCGCCGGAAGCGGAACGGTGATCTATGCCGGCAATGAACTGAAGGGCTTCGGCAATCTGGTTCTGCTGCGCCATGCGGATGGCTGGGTGTCGGCCTATGCCCACAACAGCAAGCTGAATGTGAAGCGCGGCGACAAGGTGTCGAGAGGCGAGGTGATTGCCAATGCCGGGGCAACCGGTTCGGTTTCCCAGCCGCAGGTGCACTTCGAACTGCGCAAGGGCAACAAACCGGTCGACCCGATCCGGTATCTGCCGAAAAGTTGA
- a CDS encoding protein-L-isoaspartate(D-aspartate) O-methyltransferase yields MTDHPGSIVPEDATAVSNDEAEARAGLVLALRGRGIGDRSLLSAIERLPRRLFLSARYHRLAYEDASIPIECGQTVSAPSYVARVVQALALTRDHRVLEVGTGSGYQTAVLGHLAGEVDSIDRYKTLVELATQRAAALKLRNVRIHHGDGLGGLKERSPYDRIVLTGAIPEVPEVLISQLAPEGILIAPVGKPGEQQVLTKILRGAAGDEYQEIDRVRLVSLMEGRADRL; encoded by the coding sequence ATGACCGATCATCCGGGGTCGATCGTTCCCGAAGATGCGACTGCCGTTTCCAACGATGAGGCGGAAGCCCGAGCCGGACTGGTTCTTGCCCTGCGCGGGCGCGGCATCGGCGACCGGTCCCTGCTTTCCGCCATCGAACGTCTGCCGCGCCGTCTGTTTCTGTCCGCCCGTTATCACCGGCTCGCCTATGAGGACGCCTCGATACCGATCGAATGCGGTCAGACGGTTTCCGCTCCCTCCTATGTTGCCCGCGTGGTTCAGGCATTGGCCCTGACCCGGGACCATCGGGTTCTGGAGGTGGGGACGGGGTCCGGCTATCAGACGGCCGTGCTTGGACATCTGGCCGGCGAAGTCGACAGCATCGACCGCTACAAGACCCTGGTGGAACTGGCGACCCAACGGGCCGCCGCCCTCAAGCTCCGCAACGTGCGCATCCACCATGGGGATGGGCTTGGTGGCTTGAAGGAACGGTCGCCGTATGACCGCATCGTGCTGACCGGCGCGATACCCGAAGTGCCGGAGGTCCTGATCAGTCAGCTCGCGCCTGAAGGTATTCTGATCGCGCCCGTCGGCAAGCCGGGCGAACAGCAGGTCCTGACAAAGATCCTGCGTGGTGCAGCCGGAGATGAATATCAGGAGATCGACCGGGTTCGCCTGGTGTCCTTGATGGAAGGTCGCGCCGACCGCCTGTAA
- the surE gene encoding 5'/3'-nucleotidase SurE, translating into MRILITNDDGIHSPGLAALERIARTLSDDVWVVAPETDQSGVAHSLTLSEPLRLRRIDDRHFALKGTPTDCVIMGVRKVLPGLPDLVLSGINKGQNLAEDVTYSGTVAGAMEAAILGIRSIAVSQAYSWDVSSEPNYMTAETHAPELFRELLDFPLTRYTLLNVNFPAFGPENVKGVKVTVQGHHEQSGLIIDERKDGRGYPYYWLGFRDRGPSVLQNSDLQAVADGYISVTPLRIDLTAHDMVENLAKELG; encoded by the coding sequence ATGCGTATTCTCATAACCAACGACGACGGCATTCATTCGCCGGGTCTCGCCGCGCTTGAACGCATCGCGCGCACCCTGTCCGACGATGTGTGGGTGGTGGCGCCCGAAACCGACCAGAGTGGCGTGGCCCACTCGCTGACCCTGAGCGAGCCTTTGCGCCTGCGTCGGATCGACGACCGGCATTTTGCGCTCAAGGGCACGCCGACCGACTGCGTCATCATGGGTGTGCGCAAGGTTCTGCCCGGCCTGCCGGATCTCGTACTGTCCGGCATCAACAAGGGACAGAACCTGGCCGAAGACGTCACCTATTCCGGAACGGTCGCTGGCGCGATGGAAGCGGCGATTTTAGGGATACGCTCCATTGCTGTGTCGCAGGCTTACAGCTGGGACGTCAGCAGCGAGCCGAATTACATGACCGCTGAAACCCATGCGCCGGAGCTGTTCCGAGAATTGCTCGACTTTCCGCTTACCCGCTACACGCTGCTCAACGTGAACTTTCCTGCGTTCGGACCGGAGAACGTCAAGGGCGTGAAGGTGACGGTCCAGGGGCATCACGAGCAGAGCGGCCTGATCATTGACGAGCGCAAGGACGGCCGCGGCTATCCTTATTATTGGCTCGGTTTCCGGGACCGCGGCCCCTCCGTCCTCCAGAATTCCGATCTTCAGGCGGTTGCCGACGGCTATATTTCGGTCACGCCCTTGCGGATCGATCTGACGGCCCATGATATGGTTGAAAACCTGGCCAAGGAGCTGGGATAG
- the serS gene encoding serine--tRNA ligase: MFDIRWIRENSEAFDKALARRGYEASAAKLIALDEARRSHIASLQEAQERRNAASKEIGKAKASGDDAGAQALIDEVAKIKSFIQDGEEVERRLTADLEAAMAVIPNLPLDDVPEGEDEAGNVEFKTWGEKPSFDFEPKEHFELGEAQGGMDFGTAAKLSGSRFVLLKGQIARLERAIGQFMMDVHTEQNGYTEVSPPLLVHGSALYGTSQLPKFEEDLFKTGGEHYLIPTAEVPLTNMVAGEILTEDELPLRVTALTYCFRSEAGSAGRDTRGMLRQHQFMKCELVSVTAPDQSIEELERMLACAEKVLELLGLHYRVMTLCTGDMGFGARKTYDIEVWLPGQDAYREISSCSVCGDFQARRMNARYRVKDSKQIGHVHTLNGSGVAVGRALIAVMENYQNADGSVTIPDVLRPYMNGLEKIG; the protein is encoded by the coding sequence ATGTTCGATATCAGATGGATCAGGGAAAACAGCGAAGCCTTCGACAAGGCTTTGGCACGCCGCGGCTATGAAGCCTCCGCAGCGAAGCTGATTGCGCTCGACGAGGCGCGCCGGTCCCACATTGCCAGCCTGCAGGAAGCCCAGGAGCGCCGGAACGCCGCCTCCAAGGAAATCGGCAAGGCGAAGGCGTCCGGCGATGATGCTGGTGCCCAGGCGCTGATCGACGAAGTCGCGAAGATCAAGTCCTTCATCCAGGACGGTGAGGAGGTCGAGCGCCGACTGACCGCCGATCTGGAGGCCGCTATGGCGGTTATCCCCAACTTGCCGCTCGATGACGTGCCAGAGGGGGAAGACGAGGCCGGAAACGTCGAGTTCAAGACGTGGGGCGAAAAGCCGTCTTTCGACTTCGAGCCGAAGGAACATTTCGAACTGGGTGAAGCTCAGGGTGGAATGGACTTTGGCACAGCCGCAAAGCTTTCCGGCTCGCGTTTCGTTCTCTTGAAGGGCCAGATCGCGCGGCTGGAACGGGCCATCGGCCAGTTCATGATGGACGTGCATACTGAGCAGAACGGCTACACGGAAGTGTCTCCGCCGCTTCTGGTTCACGGGTCCGCGCTTTACGGCACCAGTCAGCTGCCGAAATTCGAGGAAGACCTGTTCAAGACCGGCGGCGAACATTACCTGATCCCGACGGCGGAAGTGCCGCTGACCAATATGGTTGCCGGCGAGATCCTGACTGAGGACGAGTTGCCGCTACGGGTGACCGCGCTGACCTATTGTTTCCGCTCCGAGGCGGGCTCCGCCGGCCGCGACACCCGCGGCATGCTGCGCCAGCACCAGTTCATGAAATGCGAGCTGGTCTCGGTGACGGCGCCCGACCAGTCGATCGAAGAACTGGAGCGGATGCTCGCCTGCGCCGAAAAGGTGCTGGAGCTGCTCGGACTGCATTACCGTGTGATGACGCTGTGCACCGGCGATATGGGCTTCGGTGCGCGCAAGACCTATGACATCGAGGTCTGGCTGCCGGGGCAGGATGCCTACCGGGAAATCTCGTCCTGTTCGGTTTGCGGCGATTTTCAGGCCCGGCGCATGAATGCCCGTTACCGGGTGAAGGACAGCAAGCAGATCGGTCACGTGCACACGCTGAACGGCTCCGGGGTGGCCGTTGGCAGGGCGCTGATCGCGGTCATGGAAAACTATCAGAATGCGGACGGCTCGGTCACGATCCCGGACGTCCTGCGTCCTTACATGAACGGCCTGGAAAAGATCGGCTAA